In Streptomyces sp. NBC_01551, one DNA window encodes the following:
- a CDS encoding bacterioferritin-associated ferredoxin, whose translation MYVCSCFGVTDKQVKEHAAAGACTPRQIASATKAGTDCGSCVRTIQGILGRGACPRRELLEKGETDAVLAAAPRLAEAA comes from the coding sequence GTGTACGTCTGCTCTTGCTTCGGGGTCACCGACAAGCAGGTCAAGGAACATGCGGCTGCCGGGGCCTGCACCCCCCGCCAGATCGCCTCGGCCACCAAGGCCGGAACCGACTGCGGCTCCTGCGTCCGGACCATCCAGGGCATCCTCGGCCGCGGCGCGTGCCCCCGCCGGGAACTGCTGGAGAAGGGCGAGACCGACGCCGTGCTCGCGGCCGCCCCGCGCCTCGCCGAAGCCGCCTAG
- a CDS encoding chorismate-binding protein, producing the protein MELSRLLDDSCPPFALLRRRTPGRDHDTVEVLIGAVHEAERLADLPVGELPTLALVPFRQIRERGFDVRDDGTPLSVLVAEEAYELPLAEALAGLPAHEVHVEGGGFDVPDEEYAATVERVIRDEIGRGEGANFVIRRTYEGRIDGFGRADALALFRRLLLGERGAYWTYVVHTGDRTLVGASPEVHVRMSGGTVVMNPISGTYRYPVSGATAESLLAFLGDRKETEELSMVVDEELKMMCTVGDMGGVVVGPRLKEMAHLAHTEYELRGRSSLDAREVLRETMFAATVTGSPVQNACRVIERYESGGRGYYAGALALLGVDAAGAQTLDSPILIRTADIAADGALRVPVGATLVRHSDPAGEVAETHAKAAGVLAALGVRPGAPRPAVTGAGGLAADPRVQAALAARRQDLAPFWLRMQDRPAAPAGHALVIDGEDTFTAMLAHLVRMSGLEVTVRRYDEPGLRAAALAWGGPVVLGPGPGNPADVADPKIRLLRGLARDLLASHRGGLLAVCLGHQLLSAELGLPLVRKAEPAQGAQTRISLFGGEEVVGFYNAYAARCDDSAAGALAGRGVEVSRDLETGEVHALRSPRGGFAGVQFHPESVLTLRGADLLRDLLTTIRTPASA; encoded by the coding sequence ATGGAACTCAGCCGACTGCTCGACGACTCCTGCCCTCCGTTCGCCCTGCTGCGCCGCCGCACGCCCGGCCGTGACCACGACACCGTCGAGGTGCTGATCGGCGCGGTCCACGAGGCCGAGCGGCTGGCCGACCTGCCCGTCGGGGAGCTGCCCACCCTCGCGCTGGTGCCGTTCCGGCAGATCCGGGAGCGCGGGTTCGACGTACGCGACGACGGGACGCCGCTGAGCGTGCTGGTCGCCGAGGAGGCGTACGAGCTCCCGCTCGCCGAGGCCCTGGCGGGGCTCCCGGCGCACGAGGTGCACGTCGAGGGCGGCGGCTTCGACGTCCCCGACGAGGAGTACGCGGCCACCGTCGAGCGGGTCATCCGGGACGAGATCGGGCGCGGCGAGGGCGCGAACTTCGTCATCCGGCGCACCTACGAGGGCCGGATCGACGGCTTCGGCCGGGCCGACGCGCTCGCGCTGTTCCGGCGGCTGCTGCTTGGTGAGCGGGGCGCGTACTGGACGTACGTCGTCCACACCGGGGACCGCACGCTGGTCGGGGCCAGCCCGGAGGTCCACGTACGGATGTCCGGCGGCACGGTCGTCATGAACCCGATCAGCGGAACGTACCGCTACCCCGTGTCCGGGGCGACGGCCGAGTCGCTGCTGGCGTTCCTCGGCGACCGCAAGGAGACCGAGGAGCTGTCCATGGTGGTGGACGAGGAACTCAAGATGATGTGCACCGTCGGCGACATGGGCGGGGTCGTCGTCGGACCGCGGCTGAAGGAGATGGCGCACCTCGCGCACACCGAGTACGAGCTGCGCGGCCGGTCCTCGCTGGACGCGCGGGAGGTGCTGCGGGAGACGATGTTCGCGGCGACGGTGACGGGCTCGCCGGTGCAGAACGCCTGCCGGGTCATCGAGCGGTACGAGAGCGGGGGCCGGGGCTACTACGCGGGCGCGCTGGCGCTGCTGGGGGTGGACGCGGCCGGGGCCCAGACGCTGGACTCGCCCATCCTGATCCGGACCGCCGACATCGCGGCGGACGGCGCCCTGCGCGTCCCGGTCGGCGCCACGCTGGTACGGCACTCCGACCCGGCGGGCGAGGTCGCGGAGACGCACGCGAAGGCCGCGGGGGTGCTGGCGGCGCTGGGGGTCCGGCCGGGCGCACCCCGGCCGGCGGTCACGGGCGCGGGGGGCCTGGCCGCCGATCCGCGGGTGCAGGCGGCCCTCGCCGCGCGGCGCCAGGACCTGGCGCCGTTCTGGCTGCGGATGCAGGACCGGCCGGCGGCGCCGGCGGGCCACGCGCTGGTGATCGACGGGGAGGACACCTTCACCGCGATGCTGGCGCACCTGGTGCGGATGAGCGGGCTGGAGGTGACCGTGCGCCGCTACGACGAACCGGGGCTGCGGGCGGCGGCCCTGGCCTGGGGCGGTCCGGTCGTACTGGGCCCCGGGCCGGGGAACCCGGCGGATGTGGCGGACCCGAAGATCCGGCTGCTGCGCGGGCTGGCGCGGGACCTGCTGGCCTCCCACCGGGGCGGGCTGCTGGCGGTGTGCCTGGGGCACCAGCTGCTGTCGGCGGAGCTGGGGCTGCCGCTGGTGCGCAAGGCGGAGCCGGCGCAGGGGGCGCAGACGCGGATCTCGCTGTTCGGGGGTGAGGAGGTGGTGGGGTTCTACAACGCGTATGCGGCGCGCTGCGACGACTCGGCGGCGGGGGCGCTGGCGGGCCGGGGCGTCGAGGTCTCCCGTGACCTCGAAACGGGCGAGGTGCACGCGCTCCGCTCCCCCAGGGGCGGTTTCGCAGGCGTCCAGTTCCACCCGGAGTCGGTCCTCACCCTCCGCGGCGCGGACCTCCTGCGCGACCTCCTCACCACGATCCGCACCCCGGCCTCCGCGTAG
- a CDS encoding class II 3-deoxy-7-phosphoheptulonate synthase, producing the protein MTVNADIQAPAAKATWRDLPAAQQPSYPDAEALRAVVADLESYPPLVFAGECDQLRARLGAVAKGEAFLLQGGDCAEAFDAVSADHIRAKLKTLLQMSAVLTYAASVPVVKVGRIAGQYSKPRSKDTETRDGVTLPTYRGDSVNGFAFTEEARIPDPERLKRMYHASASTLNLVRAFTTGGYADLRQVHAWNQDFVKSSPSGQRYEQLAREIDNALNFMKACGTDPAEFKAVEFYSSHEALLLDYEGALTRTDSRTGKLYDTSGHMVWVGERTRQLDHAHIEFCSRIANPIGIKLGPTTTVDEALTYIDRLDPEREPGRLTFVVRMGADKVRDKLPELVEKVTASGATVAWVTDPMHGNTFEAASGHKTRRFDDVLDEVKGFFEVHKALGTHPGGIHVELTGDDVTECVGGGDEIFVDDLHQRYETACDPRLNRSQSLDLAFLVAEMYRDQ; encoded by the coding sequence GTGACCGTGAACGCTGACATCCAAGCCCCCGCCGCCAAGGCGACCTGGCGAGACCTTCCCGCGGCGCAGCAGCCTTCGTACCCCGATGCCGAGGCTCTGCGCGCTGTCGTCGCGGACCTCGAGTCGTATCCTCCCCTCGTGTTCGCGGGTGAGTGCGACCAGCTGCGCGCCCGTCTGGGAGCCGTCGCCAAGGGCGAGGCGTTCCTCCTCCAGGGTGGCGACTGCGCCGAGGCTTTCGACGCCGTGTCCGCCGACCACATCCGCGCCAAGCTGAAGACGCTGCTCCAGATGAGCGCCGTCCTGACCTACGCGGCCTCCGTGCCCGTGGTCAAGGTCGGCCGCATCGCCGGCCAGTACTCCAAGCCGCGCTCCAAGGACACCGAGACCCGCGACGGCGTCACCCTGCCGACCTACCGCGGCGACTCCGTCAACGGCTTCGCCTTCACCGAAGAGGCCCGGATCCCGGACCCCGAGCGGCTGAAGCGCATGTACCACGCGTCCGCGTCGACGCTGAACCTGGTGCGCGCCTTCACCACCGGTGGCTACGCCGACCTGCGCCAGGTGCACGCCTGGAACCAGGACTTCGTGAAGTCCTCCCCGTCCGGGCAGCGCTACGAGCAGCTCGCGCGGGAGATCGACAACGCGCTGAACTTCATGAAGGCGTGCGGCACCGACCCGGCCGAGTTCAAGGCGGTGGAGTTCTACTCCTCGCACGAGGCGCTGCTGCTCGACTACGAGGGCGCCCTGACCCGTACGGACTCGCGGACCGGCAAGCTGTACGACACCTCGGGCCACATGGTCTGGGTCGGTGAGCGCACCCGCCAGCTGGACCACGCGCACATCGAGTTCTGCTCGCGGATCGCCAACCCGATCGGCATCAAGCTCGGCCCGACCACCACGGTGGACGAGGCGCTGACGTACATCGACCGCCTGGACCCCGAGCGCGAGCCGGGCCGGCTGACCTTCGTCGTCCGCATGGGCGCCGACAAGGTCCGCGACAAGCTCCCCGAGCTCGTCGAGAAGGTCACCGCCTCCGGCGCGACCGTCGCCTGGGTCACCGACCCGATGCACGGCAACACCTTCGAGGCGGCCTCCGGCCACAAGACGCGCCGTTTCGACGACGTGCTCGACGAGGTCAAGGGCTTCTTCGAGGTCCACAAGGCGCTGGGCACGCACCCGGGCGGCATCCACGTCGAGCTCACCGGTGACGACGTCACGGAGTGCGTGGGCGGCGGCGACGAGATCTTCGTCGACGACCTGCACCAGCGCTACGAGACGGCCTGCGACCCCCGGCTCAACCGCAGCCAGTCCCTGGACCTGGCGTTCCTGGTCGCCGAGATGTACCGCGACCAGTAG
- a CDS encoding thiazole synthase — MADDVFELGGRSFSSRLIMGTGGAPSLDVLERALVASGTELTTVAMRRLDPTVQGSVLSVLTRLGIAVLPNTAGCFTAGEAVLTARLAREALGTDWVKLEVVADERTLLPDGVELLDAAETLVDEGFTVLPYTNDDPVLARRLEDVGCAAIMPLGSPIGSGMGIRNPHNFELICERAGVPVVLDAGAGTASDAALAMELGCSAVMLASAVTRAQAPVLMAAAMRDAVSAGRLAYRAGRIPQRRFAAASSPTEGRAALDPERPAF; from the coding sequence ATGGCCGACGACGTCTTCGAGCTGGGCGGCCGGAGCTTCTCCTCCCGTCTGATCATGGGGACCGGCGGGGCGCCGAGCCTCGACGTCCTGGAGCGCGCACTGGTGGCCTCCGGGACGGAGCTGACGACGGTCGCGATGCGCCGGCTGGACCCGACAGTGCAGGGCTCGGTCCTGTCGGTCCTGACCCGGCTCGGCATCGCGGTCCTGCCCAACACGGCGGGCTGCTTCACGGCGGGCGAGGCGGTGCTGACGGCGCGGCTCGCGCGGGAGGCGCTGGGCACGGACTGGGTCAAGCTGGAGGTGGTCGCCGACGAGCGGACCCTCCTTCCCGACGGCGTGGAGCTGCTGGACGCGGCGGAGACGCTGGTGGACGAGGGCTTCACCGTCCTCCCGTACACGAACGACGACCCCGTGCTCGCGCGCAGGCTGGAGGACGTGGGCTGCGCGGCGATCATGCCGCTGGGGTCGCCGATCGGGTCGGGGATGGGGATCCGCAACCCCCACAACTTCGAGCTGATCTGCGAGCGGGCCGGGGTCCCGGTGGTCCTGGACGCGGGGGCGGGCACGGCTTCCGACGCCGCCCTCGCCATGGAGCTGGGGTGCTCGGCGGTGATGCTGGCCTCGGCGGTGACGCGGGCGCAGGCGCCGGTGCTGATGGCGGCGGCCATGCGGGACGCCGTGTCGGCGGGGCGGCTGGCGTACCGGGCGGGGCGCATCCCGCAACGCCGGTTCGCTGCCGCGTCCTCCCCCACCGAGGGCCGCGCCGCCCTGGACCCGGAACGCCCTGCCTTCTGA
- the bfr gene encoding bacterioferritin, with product MHGDPEVLEFLNEQLTGELTAINQYWLHYRIQDNKGWTKLAKYTREESIDEMKHADKLTERILMLDGLPNYQRLFHVRVGQTVTEMFKADRQVEVEAIDRLRRGIEVMRGKGDVTSARIFEEILEDEEHHIDYLDTQLELIKTLGEANYLSQQIEQPS from the coding sequence ATGCACGGCGACCCCGAGGTCCTTGAGTTTCTGAACGAGCAGCTGACCGGCGAGCTGACGGCCATCAACCAGTACTGGCTGCACTACCGCATCCAGGACAACAAGGGCTGGACCAAGCTCGCCAAGTACACGCGTGAAGAGTCCATCGACGAGATGAAGCACGCGGACAAGCTCACCGAGCGCATCCTGATGCTCGACGGCCTGCCGAATTACCAGCGCCTCTTCCACGTGCGCGTCGGACAGACGGTCACGGAGATGTTCAAGGCGGACCGCCAGGTGGAGGTGGAGGCGATCGACCGCCTCAGGCGCGGGATCGAGGTCATGCGCGGCAAGGGAGACGTCACCTCCGCGCGGATCTTCGAGGAGATCCTCGAAGACGAGGAGCACCACATCGACTACCTGGACACCCAGCTGGAACTGATCAAGACCCTCGGTGAGGCGAACTACCTCTCCCAGCAGATCGAGCAGCCGAGCTGA
- the thiS gene encoding sulfur carrier protein ThiS: protein MTISVNGEPREVAAGTTLDAVVATLTAAPAGVAAALNETVVPRGQWPATPVGEGDRVEILTAVQGG, encoded by the coding sequence ATGACCATCTCCGTCAACGGCGAGCCGCGCGAGGTCGCGGCCGGCACCACCCTGGACGCGGTGGTCGCCACCCTGACCGCGGCGCCGGCCGGTGTCGCGGCCGCGCTGAACGAGACCGTCGTCCCGCGCGGCCAGTGGCCGGCCACCCCGGTCGGCGAGGGCGACCGGGTCGAGATCCTGACCGCCGTGCAGGGAGGCTGA
- a CDS encoding sulfite oxidase-like oxidoreductase, with protein sequence MGQPESRESPGAEQLELPPGQRLQRGWPVTHYGPVPKFKPDRWEFRVFGATADGEKHCWNHEEFAALPFESVVADLHCVTKFSMLGAEWGGVLARTVLELAPPAPQVTHVMVWAEYGFSSNMRLADFASERTVFATHQGGELLTAEHGFPLRLVVPHLYAWKGPKWVRGVEYMTADRRGFWEERGYHNVGDPWREQRYSYQEEPGEGPEL encoded by the coding sequence ATGGGTCAGCCGGAAAGCCGGGAATCTCCGGGAGCAGAGCAGCTTGAGCTCCCTCCGGGGCAGCGGTTGCAGAGGGGCTGGCCGGTCACCCATTACGGGCCCGTACCCAAGTTCAAGCCGGACCGCTGGGAGTTCCGCGTCTTCGGCGCGACGGCCGACGGCGAGAAGCACTGCTGGAACCACGAGGAGTTCGCGGCGCTGCCGTTCGAATCGGTCGTGGCCGATCTGCACTGCGTGACCAAGTTCAGCATGCTCGGGGCCGAATGGGGCGGGGTGCTCGCGCGCACCGTGCTCGAACTGGCCCCGCCGGCACCGCAGGTCACGCACGTGATGGTGTGGGCCGAGTACGGCTTCAGCTCCAACATGCGGCTGGCCGACTTCGCCTCCGAGCGGACCGTTTTCGCCACCCACCAGGGCGGCGAACTGCTCACCGCCGAGCACGGGTTCCCGCTTCGGCTGGTCGTCCCGCACCTGTACGCCTGGAAGGGCCCCAAGTGGGTGCGCGGCGTCGAGTACATGACCGCCGACCGGCGCGGCTTCTGGGAGGAGCGCGGCTACCACAACGTCGGCGACCCCTGGCGCGAGCAGCGCTACTCGTACCAGGAGGAGCCGGGCGAAGGCCCCGAGCTCTAG
- the thiO gene encoding glycine oxidase ThiO, whose translation MHSSRNKSDTGSDVLVIGGGIIGLVTAWQAARRGLRTALVDPAPGGGAAQVAAGMLAAVTELHYGEETLLGLNLASAARYPEFAAELADASGGMDIGYRACGTLAVALDADDRLHLRELHALQRRCGLESEWLTGRECRRLEPMLAPGVRGGLRVDGDHQVDPRRLAAALLAACERAGVEIRRASAERLLTAADRAVGVRLDDGTEPRADQVVLAAGSLSGRLAGVPPEVAAPVRPVKGQVLRLTVPPGYGPFLSRTVRAVVRGSHVYLVPRENGELVVGATSEELGWDTTVTAGGVYELLRDAHELVPGITELPLTETRAGLRPGSPDNAPLLGPTDLPGLHLATGHYRNGVLLTPITGEVMAELLTTGVVPEIARPFTPRRFTPARQESYA comes from the coding sequence ATGCACTCATCTCGGAACAAATCCGACACGGGATCCGACGTCCTCGTCATCGGGGGCGGCATCATCGGCCTGGTCACAGCCTGGCAGGCGGCCCGGCGCGGGCTGCGCACCGCACTCGTCGACCCGGCACCCGGCGGCGGCGCCGCCCAGGTCGCGGCCGGCATGCTCGCCGCCGTCACCGAACTGCACTACGGCGAGGAGACCCTGCTCGGGCTGAACCTCGCCTCCGCCGCCCGCTACCCGGAGTTCGCCGCCGAACTGGCCGACGCCAGCGGCGGGATGGACATCGGCTACCGCGCCTGCGGCACCCTCGCCGTGGCCCTCGACGCCGACGACCGGCTCCACCTGCGCGAGCTGCACGCGCTCCAGCGCCGCTGCGGCCTGGAGTCCGAGTGGCTCACCGGCCGCGAGTGCCGCCGCCTGGAGCCGATGCTGGCCCCGGGCGTCCGCGGCGGCCTGCGCGTGGACGGCGACCACCAGGTCGACCCGCGCCGGCTGGCGGCCGCGCTGCTGGCGGCCTGCGAGCGCGCCGGGGTGGAGATCCGCCGGGCGAGCGCGGAGCGGCTGCTCACCGCCGCCGACCGGGCCGTCGGGGTACGGCTCGACGACGGTACGGAACCGCGCGCCGACCAGGTGGTGCTGGCCGCGGGGTCGCTCAGCGGCCGGCTGGCCGGCGTACCGCCGGAGGTGGCGGCTCCGGTAAGGCCGGTGAAGGGGCAGGTGCTGCGGCTGACCGTGCCGCCCGGGTACGGGCCGTTCCTGTCCCGGACCGTACGGGCCGTCGTGCGCGGCAGCCACGTGTACCTGGTCCCGCGCGAGAACGGCGAACTCGTCGTCGGCGCCACCAGCGAGGAACTCGGCTGGGACACGACGGTCACCGCGGGCGGGGTGTACGAGCTGCTGCGCGACGCCCACGAGTTGGTTCCCGGCATCACCGAACTCCCGCTGACCGAGACCCGCGCCGGGCTCCGTCCCGGTTCTCCCGACAACGCCCCGCTGCTCGGGCCGACCGATCTGCCCGGTCTGCACCTGGCCACCGGGCACTACCGCAACGGGGTGCTGCTGACCCCGATCACCGGCGAGGTGATGGCGGAGCTGCTGACCACCGGCGTCGTACCGGAGATCGCCCGCCCCTTCACCCCGCGTCGTTTCACCCCGGCACGTCAGGAGTCGTACGCATGA
- the pknB gene encoding Stk1 family PASTA domain-containing Ser/Thr kinase: protein MDTTLDDPIVGRVLDGRYRVDARIAAGGMATVYRALDTRLDRVLALKVMHPALAADAGFVDRFIREAKSVARLAHPNVVGVFDQGTDGPYTYLAMEYVSGCTLRDVLRERGALQPRAALDILEPVLAALGAAHRAGFVHRDMKPENVLIGEDGRVKVADFGLVRSIDSVTSTTGSVLGTVSYLAPEQIENGVADTRVDVYACGVVLYEMLTGAKPHTGGSPAQVIFQHLNEDVPPPSATVPGLPVVLDELVAQATARNPELRPYDAASLLGLTLDARARISDGELDAVPPQARAEAHDPTEDRTSVIPRPVAPPEPMNQTSRLLLPPTSPAQAQETTAAPAPRAARRRGVFLVVAAVLVALGIGTGVWYISSGQFTKVPNLLGKTEAQAKSELSAAGLGVKGIDRKFSEAFDRGTVMDTDPAGGKRIRGNGAVTLTVSRGPEVVAVPNLKGRPLEEAKAELTKTGLEPGVVSQAFSQDVAQGSVISTDPAGGEKRAPDTAVSLLVSKGRPVQVPTVTGAPLDQARAALQGLGLKVETAAEQVNSPFPAGTVAAQSAAAGSQAAAGDTVTLTVSKGPRQIPVPNVTGQDADTARKALEALGFKVKVEKPFISFSNTIDAQSVPGGQSAPEGSTIVIRTKGL, encoded by the coding sequence GTGGATACGACCTTGGATGACCCCATCGTCGGGCGCGTGCTCGACGGCCGCTACCGCGTCGACGCCCGCATCGCGGCCGGCGGCATGGCCACGGTCTACCGCGCCCTCGACACCCGACTCGACCGCGTCCTGGCCCTGAAGGTGATGCACCCGGCGCTCGCCGCCGACGCCGGCTTCGTCGACCGCTTCATCCGTGAGGCCAAGTCCGTCGCCCGCCTCGCGCACCCCAACGTCGTCGGCGTCTTCGACCAGGGCACGGACGGCCCGTACACGTACCTCGCCATGGAGTACGTCTCCGGCTGCACCCTGCGCGACGTGCTCCGCGAGCGCGGCGCGCTCCAGCCCCGGGCCGCGCTCGACATCCTGGAGCCCGTCCTGGCCGCCCTCGGCGCCGCGCACCGGGCCGGGTTCGTGCACCGTGACATGAAGCCGGAGAACGTCCTGATCGGCGAGGACGGCCGGGTCAAGGTCGCGGACTTCGGGCTCGTCCGCTCCATCGACTCCGTGACGAGCACCACCGGATCCGTCCTCGGCACCGTCTCCTACCTCGCCCCCGAGCAGATCGAGAACGGCGTCGCCGACACCCGCGTGGACGTCTACGCCTGCGGCGTCGTCCTCTACGAGATGCTCACCGGGGCCAAGCCCCACACCGGCGGCAGCCCCGCCCAGGTGATCTTCCAGCACCTCAACGAGGACGTCCCGCCCCCGTCGGCCACCGTTCCCGGGCTCCCGGTCGTCCTCGACGAGCTCGTCGCGCAGGCCACCGCCCGCAACCCCGAGCTGCGCCCGTACGACGCCGCGTCCCTGCTGGGTCTGACCCTCGACGCCCGCGCCCGGATCAGCGACGGCGAGCTGGACGCCGTACCGCCGCAGGCGCGCGCCGAGGCGCACGACCCGACCGAGGACCGCACCAGTGTGATCCCCCGGCCGGTCGCCCCGCCCGAGCCCATGAACCAGACCTCGCGGCTGTTGCTCCCGCCGACCTCCCCGGCGCAGGCGCAGGAGACGACCGCGGCCCCGGCGCCCCGGGCCGCCCGCCGCCGCGGCGTGTTCCTCGTCGTCGCCGCGGTGCTGGTCGCGCTCGGCATCGGCACCGGCGTCTGGTACATCAGCTCCGGCCAGTTCACCAAGGTCCCGAACCTGCTCGGCAAGACCGAGGCACAGGCCAAGTCCGAGCTGTCGGCGGCCGGTCTCGGCGTGAAGGGGATCGACCGGAAGTTCAGCGAGGCCTTCGACCGCGGGACCGTGATGGACACCGACCCCGCCGGCGGCAAGCGGATCCGCGGCAACGGCGCGGTGACGCTGACCGTCTCGCGCGGCCCGGAGGTCGTCGCGGTACCCAACCTCAAGGGCCGTCCGTTGGAGGAGGCCAAGGCCGAGCTGACGAAGACGGGCCTGGAGCCCGGCGTCGTCTCGCAGGCGTTCAGCCAGGACGTCGCGCAGGGCTCGGTGATCAGCACCGACCCGGCGGGCGGCGAGAAGCGGGCGCCCGACACGGCGGTGTCCCTGCTCGTCAGCAAGGGCCGCCCGGTGCAGGTCCCGACGGTGACCGGCGCCCCCCTCGACCAGGCCCGCGCCGCCCTCCAGGGCCTCGGCCTCAAGGTGGAGACGGCCGCCGAGCAGGTCAACTCCCCCTTCCCGGCGGGTACGGTCGCCGCCCAGTCGGCGGCCGCCGGATCCCAGGCCGCGGCCGGCGACACGGTGACGCTCACCGTCTCCAAGGGCCCCCGGCAGATCCCGGTGCCGAACGTGACCGGCCAGGACGCGGACACGGCGCGCAAGGCGCTGGAGGCCCTGGGCTTCAAGGTGAAGGTGGAGAAGCCGTTCATCTCCTTCAGCAACACCATCGACGCGCAGTCGGTGCCCGGCGGCCAGAGCGCCCCCGAGGGCAGCACGATCGTGATCCGGACCAAGGGGCTGTAG
- a CDS encoding deoxyribonuclease IV has product MEHLVHGDPARRNPVGGHVPVAGGLASVGLTYAREMGAEAVQVFVANPRGWATPVGNPAQDELFRAQCAQESIPAYVHAPYLINFGSHTEATVEKSVESLRHSLRRGREIGALGVVVHTGSATGGRPREEAYAQVREHMLPLLDELTHDDDPFLLLESTAGQGYSLCSRTWDFGPYFEALDHHPKLGICLDTCHIFAAGHDLAEPGGTKRTLDLLVDTVGEGRLKLIHANDSKEGVGAHKDRHANIGQGHIGREAFAELFSHPATEGVPLIIETPGGKEGHAADVALLKELRELH; this is encoded by the coding sequence GTGGAACACCTGGTGCATGGGGATCCGGCGCGCCGCAATCCCGTCGGCGGGCACGTCCCCGTCGCGGGCGGGCTGGCCTCGGTCGGGCTGACGTACGCCCGGGAGATGGGCGCCGAGGCCGTTCAGGTCTTCGTCGCGAATCCGCGCGGCTGGGCCACCCCGGTCGGCAACCCGGCGCAGGACGAGCTGTTCCGCGCCCAGTGCGCGCAGGAGTCGATCCCGGCGTACGTCCACGCTCCGTACCTGATCAACTTCGGCTCCCACACGGAGGCGACGGTCGAGAAGTCGGTGGAGTCGCTGCGGCACTCGCTGCGCCGGGGTCGCGAGATCGGCGCGCTCGGGGTGGTCGTGCACACCGGCTCGGCGACCGGCGGCCGCCCGCGCGAGGAGGCGTACGCGCAGGTCAGGGAGCACATGCTGCCGCTGCTGGACGAGCTGACGCATGACGACGACCCGTTCCTGCTGCTGGAGTCCACGGCCGGGCAGGGCTACTCGCTGTGCTCGCGGACCTGGGACTTCGGTCCGTACTTCGAGGCGCTCGACCACCACCCGAAGCTCGGCATCTGCCTGGACACCTGCCACATCTTCGCGGCGGGGCACGACCTGGCCGAGCCCGGCGGCACGAAGCGGACGCTGGACCTGCTGGTGGACACGGTCGGCGAGGGCCGGCTGAAGCTGATCCACGCGAACGACTCCAAGGAGGGCGTGGGCGCCCACAAGGACCGGCACGCCAACATCGGCCAGGGCCACATCGGCCGCGAGGCGTTCGCCGAGCTGTTCTCGCACCCCGCGACGGAGGGCGTCCCGCTGATCATCGAGACCCCGGGCGGCAAGGAAGGGCACGCGGCCGACGTGGCGCTGCTGAAGGAGCTCCGGGAGCTGCACTGA
- a CDS encoding DUF4396 domain-containing protein: MDHAHDHEHADAHGHEHGHEHGHAHGHGHGHPRATWAMAARATLHCLTGCAIGEVLGMVIGTALGWGNVATMVLAIVLAFFFGYALTLRGILSAGVDLRTAVRVALAADTLSIAVMELIDNGVIALWPGAMDAHLSEPLFWIVLAISLAVAFVVTTPVNKWLIGRGKGHAVVHQYHH; encoded by the coding sequence ATGGATCACGCACACGACCACGAGCACGCAGATGCGCATGGGCACGAACACGGGCACGAACACGGGCATGCGCACGGGCACGGGCACGGGCACCCCAGGGCCACGTGGGCCATGGCCGCCCGGGCCACCCTCCACTGCCTCACCGGATGCGCCATCGGCGAGGTGCTCGGCATGGTCATCGGCACCGCCCTCGGCTGGGGCAACGTGGCGACGATGGTCCTGGCGATCGTCCTCGCGTTCTTCTTCGGCTACGCGCTCACCCTGCGCGGCATCCTCTCGGCGGGTGTCGACCTGCGCACGGCCGTCCGGGTGGCGCTGGCGGCGGACACTCTTTCGATCGCCGTCATGGAGCTGATCGACAACGGCGTCATCGCCCTGTGGCCGGGCGCCATGGACGCGCACCTCTCGGAGCCGCTGTTCTGGATCGTGCTCGCGATCTCACTCGCGGTGGCGTTCGTCGTGACGACCCCGGTCAACAAGTGGCTGATCGGCCGCGGCAAGGGGCACGCCGTCGTCCACCAGTACCACCACTGA